A single region of the Musa acuminata AAA Group cultivar baxijiao chromosome BXJ1-11, Cavendish_Baxijiao_AAA, whole genome shotgun sequence genome encodes:
- the LOC103971720 gene encoding protein YABBY 4-like, whose translation MSSSSAAFSLDHLSPPPPSEQLCYVHCNLCDTVLAVSVPFTSLFKTVTVRCGHCTNLLSVNMRGLHLPPANQIHLTHPCLIPSHTSLLDELQCQPPSLLLDPSILCNGNNNNNSSSSSRLINSITSTTNNNTISNCNTMAPVKGVGEELPRTPVVNRPPEKRQRVPSAYNRFIKDEIQRIKAGNPDITHREAFSAAAKNWAHFPHIHFGLMPDQGLKKASVRQPEGEDVLPKDGFYATAAAANMGVAPF comes from the exons ATGTCATCCTCCTCAGCCGCCTTTTCCTTGGACCACCTCTCCCCACCTCCTCCTTCCGAGCAGCTCTGCTACGTCCACTGCAACCTTTGCGACACCGTCCTCGCG GTGAGTGTTCCCTTTACCAGTTTGTTCAAGACGGTGACTGTGAGGTGTGGCCACTGCACCAACCTTCTCTCCGTCAACATGAGGGGCCTTCATCTCCCGCCCGCTAACCAAATCCACCTTACCCATCCCTGCTTGATCCCATCTCACACCAGTCTTTTG GATGAACTACAATGCCAGCCTCCGAGCTTGCTACTGGATCCATCCATTCTGTGCAatggcaacaacaacaacaacagcagcagcagcagccgcctCATCAACAGCATCACCTCCACCACCAACAACAATACCATCAGCAACTGCAACACTATGGCGCCAGTGAAAGGAGTAGGAGAAGAGCTTCCACGGACCCCAGTCGTCAACAGAC CTCCAGAGAAGAGGCAGAGAGTTCCTTCCGCATACAACCGGTTCATCAA GGACGAAATCCAACGCATTAAGGCTGGGAATCCCGACATCACGCACAGAGAGGCCTTCAGCGCCGCTGCAAAGAAC TGGGCTCACTTCCCACACATCCATTTTGGTCTGATGCCCGACCAGGGTCTGAAGAAGGCCAGCGTGCGCCAGCCG GAGGGTGAGGATGTTCTTCCCAAGGACGGGTTCTACGCCACGGCAGCTGCTGCAAACATGGGGGTCGCTCCTTTCTGA
- the LOC103972551 gene encoding GDSL esterase/lipase At1g71691, producing MAAFFFFVVTAWLTLLPMLSSTVDGARVPAMFVFGDSLLDPGNNNHLVTLAKANYAPNGVDFVGGVTGRFCNGGTVADHLGTLLGLPLIPPFNDPNTTGSHILRGVNFASAASGILNHTGRLYGNLFSMDDQIANFNITLQQLDSQLGDDTESFLAKSLFFLNMGSNDYVNNYLLPFSDKPNKYTPEAFSDLLIRNYNKQLMNLYDLGGRRFLVASLGPLGCIPNQIGNSGGSIDSCVGQTNQLAAQFNTKLRTMLDELNGSLQGSYFLYWDTYSSATEIIDNYADYGFKHQHSACCGGGRSKGQIICLPLLPLECHNRSQYVFWDPYHPTDAFNAIVAKGAFQGTLQAAHPMNVQQLVET from the exons ATGGCAgcattcttcttcttcgtcgtcacGGCATGGCTCACTTTGCTTCCCATGCTATCGAGCACGGTCGACGGAGCTAGGGTTCCGGCGATGTTTGTTTTCGGTGACTCGTTGCTGGATCCCGGGAACAACAACCACCTTGTAACGTTGGCGAAGGCCAATTACGCCCCCAACGGCGTCGATTTTGTAGGAGGAGTAACCGGAAGATTCTGCAACGGCGGCACTGTTGCAGACCATTTGG GCACTCTATTAGGGCTTCCTCTGATCCCTCCGTTCAACGATCCCAACACCACCGGTTCACATATCCTTCGAGGCGTCAACTTCGCGTCCGCTGCTTCAGGCATCCTCAACCACACTGGAAGACTATAC GGCAACTTGTTCTCCATGGATGACCAGATTGCCAACTTCAACATCACATTGCAGCAACTTGACTCACAGTTGGGAGACGACACCGAGAGCTTCCTCGCAAAGTCGCTCTTCTTCCTCAACATGGGGAGCAATGACTACGTCAACAACTACTTGCTCCCGTTCTCCGATAAGCCGAACAAGTACACACCGGAGGCTTTCAGTGACCTACTGATCCGAAACTACAACAAGCAGCTAATG AACTTGTATGACTTGGGGGGAAGAAGGTTCCTGGTGGCCAGCCTCGGGCCTCTGGGCTGCATACCGAACCAAATCGGGAACTCCGGCGGCAGCATTGACTCCTGCGTCGGCCAAACAAATCAGCTGGCTGCTCAGTTCAACACCAAGCTCAGAACCATGCTTGATGAACTCAACGGGAGCCTTCAGGGATCGTACTTTCTCTACTGGGATACTTATTCTTCTGCAACAGAGATCATAGATAACTATGCAGACTACG GGTTCAAGCATCAGCACAGTGCGTGCTGCGGCGGAGGGCGGTCGAAGGGACAGATAATATGCCTGCCATTGCTTCCCCTGGAGTGCCACAACCGGTCGCAGTACGTGTTCTGGGATCCTTACCACCCTACTGATGCCTTCAACGCCATTGTGGCCAAAGGAGCGTTCCAGGGAACCCTGCAGGCCGCCCATCCCATGAACGTGCAGCAGCTCGTGGAAACCTAA